Sequence from the Petrotoga sp. 9PW.55.5.1 genome:
TTTTTTGACTGTAGGGAATGGCTTAGAACATCATATAAATAAATTTCTAAACAAAAATCCAAAAAATGAAATTAATTAATTTAGTTCTATCTTTTATCTAAAAATTCAATATCTTTTCCTGTAGCATTTAATATCTTTTGAACAAAATCAATTCTAGGGTTTACCAAACCCCTTTCAAATCTTGATATTACTTGTTGTTGTACCCCTATATTTTCTGCCAATTCTTTCTGTGTAATATGATTTTCAGCCCTATATTCTATTACACTTTCTATTAATTTGTATTTTAATTCTAAATCATCATATATTTTTTTGATTTCTGGGTTTCCTTTTAATATTTTTTCCTTTTCCTTTTTATAATTATACAGTTTTTCCACTTTTATTCCTCCATTTCATCTATCAAATTTTTCATTTTTTGAAAAATTGGGTTCAATACAGTATCCCCTAATTTTCTAGACTTCTTAATTTTATAATCAAACAAAACTATGACTTCATTATTTTTTATAAAATAAAATATTCTTATTGGAACATTGCTTT
This genomic interval carries:
- a CDS encoding helix-turn-helix transcriptional regulator; the protein is MEKLYNYKKEKEKILKGNPEIKKIYDDLELKYKLIESVIEYRAENHITQKELAENIGVQQQVISRFERGLVNPRIDFVQKILNATGKDIEFLDKR